One stretch of Paramormyrops kingsleyae isolate MSU_618 chromosome 4, PKINGS_0.4, whole genome shotgun sequence DNA includes these proteins:
- the shha gene encoding sonic hedgehog protein encodes MDEMPPLTRSVLIFFIFVSVISSGLACGPGRGYGRRRHPKKLTPLAYKQFIPNVAEKTLGASGRYEGKITRNSERFKELTPNYNPDIIFKDEENTGADRLMTQRCKDKLNSLAISVMNQWPGVKLRVTEGWDEDGHHFEESLHYEGRAVDITTSDRDKSKYGTLSRLAVEAGFDWVYYESKAHIHCSVKAENSVAAKSGGCFPGSASVSLQDGRKKLVKDLRVGDKVLAADGEGKLMYTDFIMFMDQDLATRRMFYVIETKEPRRKLSLTAAHLIFITENSTHPQEAMVATFASEVKPGQKVFVMDETNRQLRAVTVQRIYLEEHQGSFAPVTAEGTLVVDQVLASCYAVIEDHQLAHWAFAPVRFIHRLSSLLYPENHLDSSSSSPDDGVHWYPMILYQIGNWVLDSRLLHPLGMLVNSS; translated from the exons ATGGACGAAATGCCACCGTTAACGCGCTCTGTGCTCATTTTCTTTATCTTCGTATCTGTTATTTCCTCTGGGTTGGCTTGTGGACCGGGCAGGGGCTACGGAAGGAGAAGACACCCAAAGAAGCTGACACCTTTAGCGTACAAGCAGTTCATTCCCAACGTTGCCGAGAAGACCCTTGGGGCCAGTGGCCGATATGAAGGCAAGATAACGAGAAACTCTGAGAGATTTAAGGAGCTGACTCCCAATTACAATCCTGACATTATTTTTAAGGACGAAGAAAACACTGGCGCTGACAGGCTGATGACACAG AGATGCAAAGATAAGCTGAACTCTCTGGCCATTTCGGTTATGAATCAGTGGCCTGGAGTGAAACTTCGGGTGACGGAGGGCTGGGACGAGGACGGACACCATTTCGAAGAGTCCTTGCACTACGAAGGACGTGCGGTGGACATCACCACCTCCGACCGCGACAAAAGCAAATACGGCACGCTGTCCCGGCTCGCCGTGGAGGCCGGCTTCGATTGGGTCTATTATGAATCTAAAGCCCACATTCACTGCTCTGTAAAAGCAG AAAATTCGGTTGCAGCAAAATCTGGAGGCTGTTTCCCGGGCTCTGCCTCCGTATCTCTCCAAGATGGAAGGAAGAAGCTGGTGAAAGACCTTCGAGTCGGCGACAAGGTGCTGGCCGCTGACGGCGAGGGGAAGCTCATGTATACCGACTTCATCATGTTCATGGACCAAGACCTCGCAACCAGAAGAATGTTTTACGTGATAGAAACCAAGGAGCCGCGCAGAAAGCTAAGCCTCACTGCCGCCCATCTCATCTTCATCACGGAGAACTCTACCCATCCTCAGGAGGCGATGGTGGCAACTTTTGCCAGTGAAGTCAAGCCCGGCCAGAAGGTGTTCGTGATGGATGAAACGAACCGCCAACTGAGAGCTGTCACCGTTCAGAGGATTTACCTTGAGGAGCACCAAGGCTCATTTGCTCCGGTAACCGCTGAAGGAACCCTGGTGGTTGACCAGGTGTTGGCGTCGTGCTATGCCGTGATAGAAGACCATCAGCTGGCGCACTGGGCCTTTGCACCGGTTCGCTTTATTCACCGATTGTCCTCCTTATTGTACCCAGAAAACCATTTAGACTCAAGCAGCTCCTCGCCGGATGACGGTGTCCACTGGTACCCCATGATCCTATATCAAATAGGAAACTGGGTCCTGGATAGCCGCTTACTGCACCCCCTTGGCATGTTAGTAAACTCCAGCTGA